CGGTCTGACGATCATTTTCGGACTGCTCGACGTGATCAACATGAGCCACGGAGAGTTCTATGCGATCGGGGCGTTCGGCGCGTTGGCGCTGTCGCTGTCTGGGTTCAACTATTGGCTCCTGGTGGCGTTGGTACCGATCCTGATGATTCCGTTAGGCGTCGTGACGGAACGCTACCTTATCCGGCGGGTCTATGACGGCCCCGATCGGCATGTTTCGACCCTGCTGCTGACTTTCGGTCTGGGTCTGATCTTCGAGGACGTGCTGAAAATCTTCTTTGGTCCGAATACCCACCGGCCTGCGAACCCGCTGCCGGGTGCGACCGACCTGTTCGGCGTCTTCATTCCAACATACCGGCTCTTTCTGATTGTAATCGGTATCGCCGTTATCCTCGGTGTTGCATGGGTGGTCTACCGGACACGTCTCGGAGCGATGGTCCGCGCGGCCTCGTTTGACCGGAATATGGCCGCCTCGCTGGGTGTGCGCGTTGGATGGGTCTATTCTGGCGCGTTCGCATTCGGTGTTGCGCTGGCCGGCCTGGCTGGCGTGCTGCTTGCCCCGATCTACTCGGTTTTTCCGACGATGGGTCACGATTTCATTCTGATGGCCTTCACAGTCGTAATTGTCGGCGGCATGGGGTCGATCTGGGGAGCGGTCATCGCCGGCGTTGTCCTGACCCAGATCCAGGCAATCTCTTCTCTTGTCATCTCGCCCGTCTGGGCTGATCCAATCGTGTTCAGCGTCATGGTGCTGGTGCTGATGTTCCGCCCGCAGGGCCTTTTCGGGAGACTTGGACATGCATGACCGTCTCGATATTTCCATGCGCGCGAACCATTCATTCTTCGCGTTGCTCGTCCTTGCCGCTGCCTTCTTCGGCGCCCTGGCCTCCGCGACCGGTGACAGCTTCTATCTTCGGCTGGCAACCGAGGCACTTATCCTTGGCGGTCTCGCGCTTTCGGTCGATATCCTTTTGGGGTTTACAGGTCTGTTGTCGCTCGGCCAGGCACTCTATTTCGGGATCGGGGCCTATGTTTCTGCCCTGGTTCTTCGATCCGAACCGTCCTTCTGGCTCGCCATGGGCGCTGCAGCGGGTACCGTTCTGGTTTTTGCTCTGCTTGGCGGACTGATCGCGAACCGGGTTCGCGGCGTCTATTTCGCACTGATAACATTCGGCATGGCGCAAGTCGTGGCCCAGGTGGTTTACAACACCCGTGAACTTGGTGCTTCGGATGGATTGATCGGGGTGCCGGTTCTGGAAATTCCGCTGGGGTTTGCGACGGTATCGGCGGGCAATCCGCTCGGTTTCTTCAGCCTGACGCTTGCGATCATCACCCTTCTCTACATCGGTTGTGCTTACTTGCTGACGACCCCGTTCGGGCGGGTAATCATCGCGCTCAAGGTCAACGAAAGGCGTGTCCCGTTTCTGGGCTACTCCACATGGCTCCCCAGAATGGTCGCCTATCTCGTGGCCGCGCTTGTGGCCGGCATCTCGGGCGCGCTCTACCCGATGTTGCGCGGTTTCGTGTCGCCCGAACTGCTTTTCTTCGCCACGTCCGGCAACGCACTCATCATGGTGATCGTTGGCGGGGTTGGCACGCTCGTCGGCGCGATCTACGGGGCAATCATCCTGACCTTTCTGAAATCGGTGGTCGGGTCGCTGACCGAACACCACCTGATCGTCATCGGACTGCTTTTCATCGGTGCAA
This region of uncultured Roseibium sp. genomic DNA includes:
- a CDS encoding branched-chain amino acid ABC transporter permease translates to MPEILDYLHFVLAPQMLNGLALGVSVILVAVGLTIIFGLLDVINMSHGEFYAIGAFGALALSLSGFNYWLLVALVPILMIPLGVVTERYLIRRVYDGPDRHVSTLLLTFGLGLIFEDVLKIFFGPNTHRPANPLPGATDLFGVFIPTYRLFLIVIGIAVILGVAWVVYRTRLGAMVRAASFDRNMAASLGVRVGWVYSGAFAFGVALAGLAGVLLAPIYSVFPTMGHDFILMAFTVVIVGGMGSIWGAVIAGVVLTQIQAISSLVISPVWADPIVFSVMVLVLMFRPQGLFGRLGHA
- a CDS encoding branched-chain amino acid ABC transporter permease, coding for MHDRLDISMRANHSFFALLVLAAAFFGALASATGDSFYLRLATEALILGGLALSVDILLGFTGLLSLGQALYFGIGAYVSALVLRSEPSFWLAMGAAAGTVLVFALLGGLIANRVRGVYFALITFGMAQVVAQVVYNTRELGASDGLIGVPVLEIPLGFATVSAGNPLGFFSLTLAIITLLYIGCAYLLTTPFGRVIIALKVNERRVPFLGYSTWLPRMVAYLVAALVAGISGALYPMLRGFVSPELLFFATSGNALIMVIVGGVGTLVGAIYGAIILTFLKSVVGSLTEHHLIVIGLLFIGAILFMPKGLVGVLKPNVERALRRKESAVIEEDGGAVIERTLS